One Curtobacterium sp. MCLR17_032 genomic window carries:
- a CDS encoding EscU/YscU/HrcU family type III secretion system export apparatus switch protein — translation MSDSGERSEQASDKRMREVHRKGQLSRSQDLSAWIGIAVAALMIPSTIGHASAAGQQQLHAVTLVIADPSIGTMRHVLDDALASIGSTVGPMLGVVAVAVLAVAVAQGGVHFKKLTPEPEHFDPVAGVKRVFGTQALWNGLKALLKTAVVGLVLWFAVQGLVPVLMSSGSLPLTSVLEAAGDGAGTLLRAAIAAGLVLAALDVFVVVRRNRKRTMMTKREVKDENKQAEGDPLVKSQRRSRQLAASRNRMIAAIGTADVVMTNPTHYAVAIKYEAGKSAPRVVAKGAGPVADAIRQKATEERVPMVQDIPLTRALHAACELGQEIPVDLYTPVARVLSFVMTLAARGATAGTHTPPRPTTPEEVATVLDPTTLSGDVRPRKLRTPRPVTDHTPGEALPA, via the coding sequence GTGTCCGACAGCGGAGAACGCTCCGAACAGGCATCCGACAAGCGGATGCGCGAGGTGCACCGGAAGGGGCAGCTCAGCCGCTCGCAGGACCTCAGCGCGTGGATCGGCATCGCCGTCGCCGCGCTCATGATCCCGTCCACGATCGGGCACGCCTCGGCCGCCGGGCAGCAGCAGCTGCACGCCGTGACGCTCGTCATCGCCGACCCGAGCATCGGCACCATGCGCCACGTGCTCGACGACGCCCTCGCCTCGATCGGCAGCACCGTCGGTCCGATGCTCGGCGTCGTCGCGGTCGCCGTGCTCGCCGTCGCGGTCGCGCAGGGCGGAGTCCACTTCAAGAAGCTGACCCCCGAGCCGGAGCACTTCGACCCCGTCGCTGGCGTGAAGCGGGTGTTCGGCACCCAGGCGCTCTGGAACGGGCTGAAGGCACTGCTGAAGACCGCGGTCGTCGGTCTGGTGCTGTGGTTCGCCGTCCAGGGACTCGTCCCCGTCCTGATGTCGAGCGGGTCGCTGCCGCTGACGAGCGTCCTCGAGGCCGCCGGGGACGGCGCGGGCACTCTGCTCCGGGCCGCGATCGCCGCCGGGCTCGTCCTCGCCGCCCTCGACGTGTTCGTGGTCGTCCGGCGGAACCGCAAGCGCACCATGATGACCAAGCGCGAGGTGAAGGACGAGAACAAGCAGGCCGAGGGCGACCCGCTCGTGAAGTCGCAGCGCCGCTCGCGCCAGCTCGCCGCCAGCCGGAACCGGATGATCGCCGCGATCGGCACCGCCGACGTCGTGATGACCAACCCGACGCACTACGCCGTCGCGATCAAGTACGAGGCCGGCAAGTCCGCGCCCCGCGTCGTCGCGAAGGGGGCCGGTCCGGTCGCCGACGCCATCCGCCAGAAGGCGACCGAGGAACGCGTGCCGATGGTGCAGGACATCCCGCTCACCCGGGCACTGCACGCCGCGTGCGAGCTCGGCCAGGAGATCCCGGTCGACCTGTACACGCCCGTCGCCCGCGTCCTGTCCTTCGTCATGACCCTCGCCGCCCGCGGGGCCACCGCCGGCACCCACACCCCGCCCCGTCCCACCACCCCGGAGGAGGTCGCCACCGTGCTCGACCCGACCACGCTCAGCGGCGACGTCCGCCCCCGGAAGCTCCGGACCCCGCGTCCCGTCACCGACCACACTCCCGGAGAGGCCCTCCCCGCATGA
- a CDS encoding flagellar biosynthesis protein FlhA has protein sequence MKRADLPKFAVPVLIVGIILLLILPVPPFLLDVLIICNILLALVILLTTLFVKKPLDFSVFPSLLLVATLFRLGLNVASTRLVLAQGFAGDVIQAFGHVAVAGSVIIGAVIFLILVVIQFVVVTKGAERVAEVGARFTLDAMPGKQMAIDADLNAGLITDVQAKERRAAVSAEADFYGAMDGASKFVKGDAIAGILILVINLVGGIAIGMLQNGMSITDALSHYGILTIGDGLVSQIPALLMAVSTGMIVTRSGAESDIGTSASDQLSQSRTALMIAGAAAIAMGFIPGMPILPFLLIGATLLFTGWRIGQNAKRAAATAAEQQALEAAVPTSDTPEDLLEQMRVHALEILLAPDLVDMVSGASDDLLGRVRALRRKIAVDMGIVVPPVRTRDSIDLPPATYAIRIAGVEAGRGTAPARSVLALGEQLDGLPGDPTVEPVFGLAGKWVPAELRHAAEMTGATVIDRVSVLVTHLQAVIGDNAARLLTREDVKVLAEGVKQVNPAAVEELVPAMLSMAELQRVLQGLLAERVPINDLGRICEALTLRAKVSTDPEGLVESARAALGPALAARHLDGTVLRVIMIDPVLEQAMLEGLRPSEQGSQILLDAHRIEQVLGSVRDSVRAVEDQGLSAVLVCAPQLRPAVHRMVSAQANGLPVLSYQEATAAGSTIETVGVVRAADPIAA, from the coding sequence ATGAAGCGCGCCGACCTGCCGAAGTTCGCCGTCCCGGTGCTCATCGTCGGCATCATCCTGCTGCTGATCCTGCCGGTGCCGCCGTTCCTGCTGGACGTCCTCATCATCTGCAACATCCTGCTGGCGCTGGTGATCCTGCTCACGACGCTGTTCGTCAAGAAGCCGCTCGACTTCTCGGTGTTCCCGTCGCTGCTGCTCGTCGCGACGCTGTTCCGGCTCGGACTCAACGTCGCCTCGACCCGGCTCGTGCTGGCACAGGGCTTCGCCGGCGACGTCATCCAGGCGTTCGGGCACGTCGCCGTCGCCGGCTCGGTCATCATCGGCGCGGTGATCTTCCTCATCCTCGTGGTGATCCAGTTCGTCGTCGTCACGAAGGGCGCCGAGCGCGTCGCCGAGGTCGGCGCACGCTTCACCCTCGACGCGATGCCCGGCAAGCAGATGGCGATCGACGCGGACCTCAACGCCGGCCTCATCACCGACGTGCAGGCCAAGGAACGGCGTGCCGCGGTGTCCGCCGAGGCCGACTTCTACGGCGCGATGGACGGAGCGTCGAAGTTCGTCAAGGGCGACGCGATCGCCGGCATCCTGATCCTCGTCATCAACCTGGTCGGCGGCATCGCGATCGGCATGCTGCAGAACGGCATGTCGATCACCGACGCCCTGTCGCACTACGGCATCCTCACCATCGGCGACGGCCTGGTGTCGCAGATCCCGGCGCTCCTGATGGCCGTGTCGACCGGCATGATCGTCACCCGCTCCGGCGCCGAGTCCGACATCGGCACGTCGGCGTCCGACCAGCTCTCGCAGTCCCGCACCGCCCTGATGATCGCCGGTGCCGCCGCGATCGCGATGGGGTTCATCCCCGGCATGCCGATCCTGCCGTTCCTGCTCATCGGCGCGACGCTGCTGTTCACCGGGTGGCGGATCGGCCAGAACGCCAAACGCGCCGCCGCCACGGCTGCCGAGCAACAGGCGCTCGAGGCAGCCGTCCCCACGAGCGACACCCCCGAGGACCTCCTCGAGCAGATGCGCGTGCACGCCCTCGAGATCCTGCTCGCCCCCGACCTCGTCGACATGGTCTCCGGCGCCTCCGACGACCTGCTCGGCCGGGTCCGGGCACTCCGCCGGAAGATCGCCGTCGACATGGGCATCGTCGTCCCGCCGGTGCGCACCCGCGACAGCATCGACCTGCCGCCCGCGACCTACGCCATCCGCATCGCCGGGGTCGAGGCCGGCCGAGGCACCGCCCCCGCGCGGAGCGTCCTGGCCCTCGGTGAACAGCTCGACGGCCTGCCCGGCGACCCGACCGTCGAGCCGGTGTTCGGCCTGGCCGGCAAGTGGGTCCCCGCGGAACTCCGGCACGCCGCCGAGATGACCGGCGCGACCGTGATCGACCGCGTGTCCGTGCTCGTCACCCACCTGCAGGCCGTCATCGGCGACAACGCCGCCCGCCTGCTCACCCGCGAGGACGTCAAGGTCCTGGCCGAGGGCGTCAAGCAGGTCAACCCCGCCGCCGTCGAGGAACTCGTCCCCGCCATGCTGTCGATGGCCGAACTGCAGCGCGTGCTGCAGGGACTGCTCGCCGAGCGGGTGCCGATCAACGACCTCGGCCGGATCTGCGAGGCCCTGACCCTCCGCGCGAAGGTCTCCACCGACCCGGAGGGCCTGGTCGAGTCGGCACGCGCCGCACTCGGACCCGCGCTGGCCGCCCGACACCTCGACGGCACCGTCCTGCGCGTCATCATGATCGACCCGGTGCTCGAGCAGGCGATGCTCGAAGGACTCCGACCGTCCGAACAGGGCAGCCAGATCCTGCTCGACGCACACCGCATCGAACAGGTCCTCGGCTCGGTGCGCGACTCGGTCCGCGCCGTCGAGGACCAGGGCCTGTCCGCCGTCCTGGTCTGTGCACCCCAGCTCCGCCCGGCCGTGCACCGCATGGTGTCCGCGCAGGCGAACGGCCTGCCGGTGCTGTCGTACCAGGAGGCCACCGCCGCGGGCTCCACCATCGAGACCGTGGGAGTGGTCCGTGCCGCCGATCCGATCGCAGCGTAA
- the csrA gene encoding carbon storage regulator CsrA, with protein sequence MLVLTRKVGERILIGDDIVITVLDSRGDGVRIGIDAPRGVKIQREEVVRAVAEANVAAAGADDDAEARLRAALGAPRPPAAD encoded by the coding sequence GTGCTGGTACTCACGCGGAAGGTCGGCGAGCGGATCCTCATCGGTGACGACATCGTCATCACGGTGCTCGACTCCCGCGGGGACGGCGTGCGCATCGGGATCGATGCCCCGCGTGGCGTGAAGATCCAGCGCGAAGAGGTCGTCCGGGCCGTGGCCGAGGCGAACGTCGCCGCCGCTGGCGCCGACGACGACGCCGAGGCGCGCTTGCGCGCCGCGCTCGGCGCTCCGCGGCCTCCCGCCGCCGACTGA
- a CDS encoding acyl-CoA dehydrogenase, with protein sequence MVDIAPVRSSAERRPTDTGSAPKADATGDPAVGTPTGSTDTGVRIDVDLLAEHLLGRWAEDRRISRRLARDPALHKIEGQPIAEHRARVFEQLRILVDAGAIQRPYPLEFGGQDNHGGNLAAFEELTVADPSLQIKAGVQWGLFASAVHHLGTERNHREFLPGIIAFDVPGCFAMTETGHGSDVQNIATSATYDPETQEFVVHTPFRGAWKDYIGNAALHGKAAVVFAKLVTQGVDHGVHAFYVPLRDDDGFLPGVGGEDDGVKGGLNGIDNGRLWFDHVRIPRTNLLNRYGDVAEDGTYSSPIESPGRRFFTMLGTLVQGRVSLDGAAVVAQKVGLQIALTYAMQRRQFPTGDGQEGVLLDYGRHQRRLIPRLATVFAQSFAHEKLLQTFDDVFSGRADTPERREDLETQAAAFKSMSTWSALDTLQECREATGGAGFLAENRITSLRSDLDVYVTFEGDNTVLLQLVGKRLLTDFRKAAPRDAASTAKFVAAQVASKLADATGLRRLGQTVSDRGSLAASVADLQDASTQRALLAGRVETMVTEIGMRLRTAGKDRARAAVLLNRSQHELIEASKAHAELMQWDAFTDAIADVPPGDTQTVLVWLRDLFALGLIEQHLDWHLLHGRLSAQRARAVSAYVDRLVARIRPVVPQLLESFGYEPEHVRSPIAAGAEQARQDEARAWYAAERAAGRLPEQEKKPRP encoded by the coding sequence ATGGTCGACATCGCACCAGTCCGCAGCAGCGCCGAACGCCGCCCGACCGACACCGGCAGCGCGCCGAAGGCCGACGCCACCGGCGACCCGGCGGTGGGGACGCCCACCGGCAGCACCGACACCGGCGTCCGCATCGACGTCGACCTGCTCGCCGAGCACCTGCTCGGTCGTTGGGCGGAGGACCGCCGGATCTCCCGCCGCCTGGCTCGCGACCCCGCGCTGCACAAGATCGAGGGACAACCGATCGCCGAACACCGCGCCCGGGTCTTCGAGCAGCTCCGCATCCTGGTCGACGCCGGCGCGATCCAGCGCCCCTACCCGCTCGAGTTCGGCGGCCAGGACAACCACGGCGGCAACCTGGCGGCGTTCGAGGAACTCACCGTCGCGGACCCGTCGCTGCAGATCAAGGCCGGCGTGCAGTGGGGGCTCTTCGCCTCCGCCGTGCACCACCTCGGCACCGAGCGGAACCACCGCGAGTTCCTGCCCGGCATCATCGCGTTCGACGTCCCCGGCTGCTTCGCGATGACGGAGACCGGCCACGGTTCCGACGTGCAGAACATCGCCACCAGCGCGACCTACGACCCGGAGACGCAGGAGTTCGTCGTGCACACGCCGTTCCGCGGTGCGTGGAAGGACTACATCGGCAACGCGGCCCTGCACGGCAAGGCCGCCGTCGTGTTCGCCAAGCTCGTCACGCAGGGCGTCGACCACGGCGTGCACGCGTTCTACGTCCCGCTGCGCGACGACGACGGCTTCCTGCCCGGGGTCGGCGGCGAGGACGACGGCGTCAAGGGCGGCCTCAACGGCATCGACAACGGACGGCTCTGGTTCGACCACGTCCGGATCCCCCGCACGAACCTGCTGAACCGCTACGGCGACGTCGCCGAGGACGGCACGTACTCCTCGCCGATCGAGTCCCCCGGCCGCCGGTTCTTCACCATGCTCGGCACCCTCGTGCAGGGTCGGGTCTCGCTCGACGGTGCCGCGGTCGTCGCGCAGAAGGTCGGGCTGCAGATCGCCCTGACCTACGCCATGCAGCGTCGGCAGTTCCCGACCGGCGACGGGCAAGAGGGCGTGCTCCTCGACTACGGCCGTCACCAGCGCCGCCTGATCCCGCGTCTGGCGACGGTGTTCGCGCAGTCGTTCGCCCACGAGAAGCTGCTGCAGACCTTCGACGACGTGTTCAGCGGACGGGCCGACACCCCGGAGCGCCGCGAGGACCTCGAGACCCAGGCCGCGGCGTTCAAGTCGATGTCGACCTGGTCGGCCCTCGACACGCTGCAGGAGTGCCGCGAGGCGACCGGCGGCGCGGGGTTCCTCGCCGAGAACCGGATCACGAGCCTCCGGTCCGACCTGGACGTCTACGTGACGTTCGAGGGCGACAACACCGTGCTGTTGCAGCTCGTCGGCAAGCGCCTGCTGACCGACTTCCGCAAGGCCGCGCCGCGGGATGCCGCGTCGACCGCGAAGTTCGTCGCCGCCCAGGTCGCCTCGAAGCTCGCTGACGCCACGGGCCTCCGTCGACTCGGTCAGACCGTGTCGGACCGTGGGTCGCTCGCGGCCTCGGTCGCCGACCTGCAGGACGCGAGCACCCAGCGCGCACTGCTGGCCGGGCGTGTCGAGACGATGGTCACCGAGATCGGGATGCGGCTGCGCACCGCTGGCAAGGACCGTGCCCGCGCCGCCGTGCTGCTCAACCGGTCGCAGCACGAGCTCATCGAGGCGTCGAAGGCGCACGCGGAACTCATGCAGTGGGACGCCTTCACCGACGCGATCGCCGACGTGCCGCCGGGTGACACGCAGACCGTGCTCGTCTGGCTGCGGGACCTGTTCGCCCTCGGGCTGATCGAGCAGCACCTCGACTGGCACCTGCTGCACGGTCGGCTCTCGGCGCAGCGTGCCCGCGCGGTGTCGGCGTACGTCGACCGGCTGGTGGCGCGGATCCGCCCGGTCGTCCCGCAGTTGCTCGAGTCCTTCGGGTACGAGCCCGAGCACGTCCGCTCCCCCATCGCCGCCGGTGCCGAGCAGGCCCGCCAGGACGAGGCCCGCGCCTGGTACGCCGCTGAGCGTGCTGCCGGTCGGCTCCCCGAGCAGGAGAAGAAGCCCCGCCCGTAG
- a CDS encoding oligopeptide:H+ symporter — MSSTTKPERRSAGRTFFGQPFELSTPFAVELWERFSFYGMQGIVLLYMYYSVTRGGLGIDEGLAKGIMGAYGGSVYLFTIIGAWVADRLIGADRTLFGSAVVVMLGHIALALVPGVAGIGVGLVLIALGSGGLKATATTIVGSLYTRDDPRRDAGFSLYYLGVNLGGFAGPLLTGLLQSTLGFHYGFGLAAVGMAAGLVQYAIRRRKLPDAVQHVTNPLPRSRYPLVVVVAVVAVVAVAVAVLTGLLNVSTLPVVVVAVVVVATIAYFVVILSSGLTSDERSRVFAFIPLFIGSAVFWSLYQQQFTVVTVYADQRLDRDLFGFPMPVSWVQSINPIMIIALSGLFAALWTRLGDRQPSTPTKFGLGTGIMGVAFLLFLPFVGTGENGTPLLALVGILLVFTVAELLLSPSGQSVATKLAPSKFQTQMVALFFLSVSLGTALTGVLSRYYDPENEAPYFTVLGLVAVVVGVVLLVIARPVLRLMRGIR, encoded by the coding sequence ATGTCGAGCACCACGAAGCCCGAGCGGCGCAGCGCCGGACGCACCTTCTTCGGGCAGCCGTTCGAGCTGTCCACGCCCTTCGCCGTCGAGCTGTGGGAGCGCTTCTCGTTCTACGGCATGCAAGGCATCGTCCTGCTCTACATGTACTACTCGGTCACGCGTGGCGGCCTGGGCATCGACGAGGGTCTGGCCAAGGGGATCATGGGCGCCTACGGCGGGTCGGTGTACCTCTTCACGATCATCGGAGCCTGGGTCGCGGACCGGCTGATCGGTGCGGACCGCACGCTGTTCGGCAGCGCCGTCGTCGTGATGCTCGGGCACATCGCGCTCGCCCTGGTGCCGGGCGTCGCGGGCATCGGCGTCGGCCTCGTGCTCATCGCACTCGGGTCCGGCGGACTCAAGGCCACCGCGACGACGATCGTCGGCTCGCTGTACACGCGGGACGACCCACGCCGCGACGCCGGGTTCTCGCTGTACTACCTGGGGGTGAACCTCGGCGGGTTCGCCGGGCCGCTGCTCACCGGGCTGCTGCAGTCGACGCTCGGCTTCCACTACGGCTTCGGACTCGCAGCGGTCGGCATGGCTGCGGGACTCGTGCAGTACGCGATCCGCCGTCGGAAGCTGCCCGACGCGGTGCAGCACGTCACGAACCCGCTGCCGCGGTCGCGGTACCCGCTGGTCGTCGTCGTGGCCGTCGTCGCGGTCGTGGCCGTCGCGGTGGCCGTGCTCACCGGACTGCTGAACGTCTCGACGCTCCCGGTCGTGGTGGTCGCCGTCGTGGTCGTCGCCACCATCGCGTACTTCGTGGTGATCCTGTCCAGCGGCCTGACCTCGGACGAGCGCTCCCGGGTGTTCGCGTTCATCCCGCTGTTCATCGGCAGCGCGGTGTTCTGGTCGCTCTACCAGCAGCAGTTCACCGTCGTCACGGTCTACGCCGACCAGCGCCTGGACCGCGACCTGTTCGGGTTCCCGATGCCGGTGTCGTGGGTGCAGTCGATCAACCCGATCATGATCATCGCGCTGTCCGGGCTCTTCGCCGCGCTCTGGACCCGCCTGGGTGACCGCCAGCCCTCCACGCCGACCAAGTTCGGCCTGGGCACCGGGATCATGGGTGTGGCGTTCCTGCTGTTCCTGCCCTTCGTCGGCACCGGGGAGAACGGCACGCCGCTGCTCGCCCTGGTCGGCATCCTGCTCGTGTTCACCGTCGCGGAGCTGCTGCTCTCGCCGTCCGGGCAGTCCGTCGCCACGAAGCTCGCGCCGTCGAAGTTCCAGACGCAGATGGTCGCGCTGTTCTTCCTGTCGGTGTCGCTCGGCACCGCGTTGACCGGCGTGCTGTCGCGGTATTACGACCCGGAGAACGAGGCACCGTACTTCACGGTCCTCGGCCTGGTCGCCGTCGTGGTCGGCGTCGTCCTGCTCGTCATCGCCCGGCCGGTCCTCCGACTCATGCGCGGCATCCGCTAA